From the genome of Anopheles merus strain MAF chromosome X, AmerM5.1, whole genome shotgun sequence, one region includes:
- the LOC121587697 gene encoding protein Mo25, which produces MPLFGKSQKSPQELVKALKEAVNSLERGDKKAEKAQEDVSKNLVLIKNMLYGTSDAEPQTEIVVSQLAHELYSTNLLLLLIQNLNRIDFEGKKDVAQIFNNVLRRQIGTRSPTVEYICTKPEILFTLMAGYEHQEIALNCGTMLRECARYEALAKIMLHSDEFFNFFRYVEVSTFDIASDAFSTFKELLTRHKILCAEFLEQNYDKVFNHYEHLLNSENYVTRRQSLKLLGELLLDRHNFTVMTKYISNPDNLKLMMNMLKEKSRNIQFEAFHVFKVFVANPNKPKPILDILLRNQEKLVDFLTRFHTDRSEDEQFNDEKAYLIKQIKELKPAPDQ; this is translated from the exons ATGCCCCTGTTCGGCAAGTCGCAGAAAAGCCCCCAGGAGCTGGTGAAGGCACTGAAGGAGGCGGTCAACTCGCTGGAGCGTGGCGACAAGAAGGCGGAAAAGGCGCAGGAAGATGTCAGCAAGAATTTG GTGTTGATCAAAAACATGCTCTACGGTACGTCCGATGCCGAACCGCAAACCGAAATCGTCGTATCCCAGCTGGCCCACGAACTGTACAGCAccaacctgctgctgcttctgatACAG AACCTGAACCGCATCGACTTCGAGGGCAAGAAGGACGTGGCACAGATCTTCAACAATGTGCTCAGACGACAGATCGGCACCCGCTCGCCGACGGTGGAATACATCTGCACAAAGCCCGAAATTCTGTTCACGCTGATGGCCGG GTACGAGCATCAGGAGATCGCGCTGAACTGCGGTACCATGCTGCGCGAGTGCGCCCGTTACGAGGCGCTCGCCAAGATCATGCTGCACTCGGACGAGTTCTTCAACTTCTTCCGCTACGTCGAGGTGTCCACGTTCGACATTGCGTCCGATGCATTCTCCACCTTCAAGGAGCTGCTCACCCGCCACAAGATCCTGTGCGCGGAGTTCCTCGAGCAGAACTACGACAAGGTGTTCAACCACTACGAGCATCTGCTCAACTCGGAAAACTACGTGACGCGGCGGCAAAGCCTTAAGCTGCTCggcgagctgctgctcgatcggcACAACTTCACG GTCATGACGAAGTACATCTCCAACCCGGACAACCTGAAGCTGATGATGAACATGCTCAAGGAGAAGTCGCGCAACATCCAGTTCGAGGCGTTCCACGTGTTCAAG GTGTTTGTCGCGAACCCGAACAAACCGAAACCGATCTTGGACATACTGCTGCGCAACCAGGAAAAGCTGGTCGACTTTCTGACCCGCTTCCACACCGACCGCTCGGAGGACGAACAGTTCAACGACGAGAAGGCTTACCTGATCAAGCAGATCAAGGAGCTAAAGCCGGCCCCGGATCAATAG
- the LOC121590697 gene encoding frataxin homolog, mitochondrial: protein MMNTVFRPFVGRWSRLISCTTHRLPPAVPGRTRMPQEALASGLLQASPTLHSRQYSSMNPNDFIATSLIDSVTFVAVCSDTLESLVDYFEQIIDETSTLKNPDVTYGDGVLTVSFGEPHGTYVINRQLPNRQIWLSSPTSGPKRYDFIPDKRTVNEGYWLYRHDGVTLHELLQQEISAIVGRELEFFALPHSQRPQEPAPDGREG from the exons ATGATGAACACCGTTTTCCGGCCTTTCGTTGGTCGGTGGAGCCGGCTTATCAGCTGCACCACTCATCGGTTGCCTCCGGCCGTGCCGGGCCGCACCAGGATGCCACAGGAAGCGCTTGCCAGCGGGCTGCTACAGGCCAGCCCCACCCTGCACAGCCGTCAGTACAGTTCGATGAATCCGAATGATTTCATTGCCACCTCGCTGATCGATTCCGTCACGTTTGTGGCCGTCTGCTCGGACACGCTCGAATCGCTGGTTGACTACTTCGAGCAGATCATCGACGAAACGAGCACGCTCAAGAATCCGGACGTAACGTACGGG GACGGTGTGCTAACGGTTAGCTTCGGGGAGCCGCACGGCACGTACGTTATCAATCGCCAGCTACCGAACCGCCAGATCTGGCTCAGCTCGCCCACCAGCGGCCCGAAGCGGTACGACTTCATCCCGGACAAGCGCACCGTGAACGAGGGCTACTGGCTGTACCGGCACGACGGCGTGACGCTGCACGAGCTGCTCCAGCAGGAGATCAGTGCGATCGTTGGCCGGGAGCTGGAATTCTTCGCCCTGCCGCACAGCCAGCGACCGCAGGAACCGGCCCCGGATGGACGGGAGGGATGA
- the LOC121591172 gene encoding sorting nexin-29-like: MVGMSSFGLNASTLESIVGGSRAAAGTDQEPERNHERQALLNELLATVRQCQQQYGGHAKLATEDDPLIGTLCDVWERVLSHGLRTAAWMPFNILEYFGPPEGGRPAVERPCFWDFASNHLTRDERERFCALQQVVTRRGRARALLRAFLNERALERYVLVWLGDGELLNTHYEPWAMLRHGECQSVLPNVAAGLGTVLFAIVIDRSELNRPVTGLAGQEQKPEPIIVTRRPVGPVRKVNAVQREILDDAVPRQLTPPSTSSSSSSSRRTPLEGTDATAGGAAPREEVPYTVTEALGGWGAGEADGPGPGAGTSPAGTVDVAEDSMLNYSSASATTSSRSTTGSSLSGEGRGTEEDTGSEVAYRHRTRSGSPAPVLRSEPELPSTPAPSGRPYEKLLRRNQELEERCHLLESRVAALSLENYRLRALTRSNRLSVAFFSFSIPKAIQRAADGGRSRRPYHVYEIRITPSGVSGSTAGNESWCVYRRYNEFYRLHRRLQKQYPTVKKLDFPPKKKFGNLNADLVEQRRQRLQVYLNGLFVSTLPEVLSCSTRVQLEQTFPFLSDQTPAGPATPGGAA; encoded by the exons ATGGTCGGCATGAGCAGCTTCGGGCTGAACGCGTCCACGCTGGAGAGCATTGTCGGGGGGAGCCGGGCCGCCGCGGGCACGGACCAGGAGCCCGAGCGCAACCACGAGCGGCAGGCCCTGCTGAACGAGCTGCTCGCGACGGTGCGCCAGTGCCAGCAGCAGTACGGTGGCCACGCGAAGCTCGCGACCGAGGACGACCCGCTGATCGGCACGCTGTGCGACGTGTGGGAGCGGGTGCTGTCGCACGGGCTGCGCACGGCCGCCTGGATGCCGTTCAACATCCTCGAGTACTTCGGGCCGCCGGAGGGCGGCCGACCCGCGGTCGAGCGACCCTGCTTCTGGGACTTTGCCTCGAACCATCTGACGCGGGACGAGCGCGAACGGTTCTGCGCCCTGCAGCAGGTGGTGACGCGGCGCGGCCGGGCCCGGGCCCTGCTGCGCGCCTTCCTCAACGAGCGCGCGCTCGAGCGGTACGTGCTCGTGTGGCTCGGCGACGGCGAGCTGCTCAACACACACTACGAACCGTGGGCGATGCTGCGGCACGGCGAGTGCCAATCGGTGCTGCCGAACGTGGCCGCCGGCCTCGGCACCGTCCTGTTCGCGATCGTGATCGATCGGAGCGAGCTCAACCGGCCCGTCACGGGGCTGGCCGGGCAGGAACAGAAGCCGGAACCGATCATCGTCACCCGCCGGCCCGTCGGCCCGGTGCGCAAGGTGAATGCGGTGCAGCGGGAAATATTGGACGATGCGGTGCCGCGCCAGCTAACACCAccgagcaccagcagcagcagcagcagcagcaggcggacGCCGCTGGAAGGCACGGACGCTACTGCGGGTGGTGCCGCGCCACGGGAAGAAGTGCCATACACGGTGACGGAAGCGCTCGGTGGCTGGGGCGCGGGGGAAGCGGATGGGCCGGGCCCGGGTGCCGGTACATCGCCGGCCGGGACGGTCGATGTGGCGGAGGACAGCATGCTCAACTACTCGTCGGCCAGTGCGACCACCAGCTCCCGCTCGACCACGGGCAGCTCGCTCAGCGGGGAGGGACGGGGCACGGAGGAGGACACGGGCTCGGAGGTGGCGTACCGGCACCGGACCCGTTCCGGATCGCCGGCGCCGGTGCTGCGGTCAGAGCCCGAACTGCCCTCCACCCCTGCACCCTCCGGGCGGCCCTACGAGAAGCTGCTGCGAAGAAATCAAGAGCTGGAGGAGCGCTGCCATCTGCTGGAGTCGCGCGTCGCCGCACTGAGTCT CGAAAACTACCGCCTGCGTGCGCTCACGCGCTCCAACCGGCTGTCGGTGGCGTTCTTCAGCTTCAGCATTCCGAAAGCGATACAGCGGGCGGCGGACGGTGGACGGTCGCGCCGCCCCTACCACGTGTACGAGATCCGCATAACCCCGTCCGGCGTGAGCGGCTCGACGGCGGGCAACGAGAGCTGGTGCGTGTACCGGCGCTACAACGAGTTCTACCGGTTGCATCGCCGCCTGCAGAAGCAGTACCCGACGGTCAAGAAGCTCGACTTTCCGCCGAAGAAAAAGTTTGGCAATCTG AATGCCGATCTTGTGGAGCAGCGGCGCCAGCGGCTACAGGTGTACTTGAACGGGCTGTTCGTATCGACCCTGCCGGAGGTGCTGTCCTGCAGTACGCGCGTCCAGCTCGAGCAAACATTTCCATTTCTGAGCGACCAAACGCCTGCCGGGCCGGCCACCCCGGGCGGAGCGGCGTGA